A single Nocardioides bizhenqiangii DNA region contains:
- a CDS encoding YdeI/OmpD-associated family protein produces the protein MVLSGEEILVADRAGWRSWLAENHATQTAAWVVLTKKGGTVTALTYEDAVLEAVCFGWIDGQARSRDAESTFIRFTPRGPKSTWSASNVTRVDLLEREGLMTDAGRAAVDAAKADGRWPE, from the coding sequence ATGGTGCTGAGTGGCGAGGAGATCCTGGTGGCGGACCGGGCGGGGTGGCGGTCCTGGCTGGCCGAGAACCACGCGACGCAGACCGCCGCCTGGGTGGTGCTCACCAAGAAGGGCGGCACGGTGACCGCGTTGACCTACGAGGATGCCGTGCTCGAGGCGGTCTGCTTCGGGTGGATCGACGGTCAGGCGCGCAGCCGGGACGCGGAGTCGACGTTCATCCGGTTCACGCCGCGGGGGCCGAAGAGCACGTGGTCCGCGTCCAACGTCACCCGGGTCGATCTGCTCGAGCGAGAAGGCCTGATGACCGACGCGGGACGCGCAGCGGTCGACGCCGCGAAGGCCGACGGGCGCTGGCCGGAGTAG
- the nth gene encoding endonuclease III, producing the protein MRAITTEAETPTGLVRRARKIDRVLAQTYPDAKCELDFDNPFELLVVTVLSAQTTDKRVNLVRPTLFAAYPDARAMAAADRAHLEQIVGPLGFFRAKTESLLKLSAALVERYDGEVPPRLDDLVTLPGVGRKTANVVLGNAFGIPGITVDTHFGRLIRRLGWTEETDPVKAEHAIGALFPKRDWTMLSHHLIWHGRRVCHARKPACGACPIARWCPSYGTGPTDPIEAAKLVRTEGPN; encoded by the coding sequence GTGCGGGCGATCACGACGGAGGCGGAGACGCCGACCGGTCTCGTCCGCCGGGCGCGCAAGATCGACCGGGTCCTCGCCCAGACCTATCCCGACGCCAAGTGCGAGCTCGACTTCGACAACCCGTTCGAGCTGCTGGTCGTCACCGTCCTGAGCGCGCAGACCACCGACAAGCGGGTCAACCTGGTTCGGCCGACGCTGTTCGCCGCCTACCCCGACGCCCGGGCGATGGCCGCCGCCGACCGCGCCCACCTCGAGCAGATCGTGGGACCGCTCGGCTTCTTCCGGGCCAAGACCGAGTCGCTGCTCAAGCTCAGCGCCGCCCTCGTCGAGCGGTACGACGGCGAGGTCCCGCCTCGGCTCGACGACCTGGTCACGCTGCCCGGCGTCGGTCGCAAGACCGCCAACGTCGTGCTGGGCAACGCGTTCGGCATCCCCGGCATCACGGTCGACACCCACTTCGGTCGACTCATCCGCCGGCTCGGCTGGACCGAGGAGACCGACCCCGTCAAGGCCGAGCACGCCATCGGCGCGCTCTTCCCCAAGCGGGACTGGACGATGCTCAGCCACCACCTGATCTGGCACGGCCGCCGGGTCTGCCACGCCAGGAAGCCGGCGTGCGGCGCCTGCCCGATCGCCCGCTGGTGCCCGTCGTACGGCACCGGACCGACCGACCCGATCGAGGCGGCGAAGCTGGTCCGCACCGAGGGACCCAACTGA
- a CDS encoding MBL fold metallo-hydrolase, whose protein sequence is MSEPWVGGEYGDRGRCVLAPNPGIMTLDGTNTWVLREPGADRSVVIDPGPLDDTHLDAVVAAAGEVEQVLVTHHHIDHTEAARSFAERMGCGVRGLDPDQCWRADPLTDGEVIDAAGLRLEVLTTPGHTADSISLLVAEDRALLTGDMVLGRGTTVIVHPDGDLGGYFDSIAKMRALVTDGRVAELWPAHGPVLPDAAGVLDHYVVHRRERLAQVESALKRLGLSADDLPPDVAEHPTLPRQVVEVVYSDVDESLWGAAEWSVRAQLAYLRDR, encoded by the coding sequence GTGAGCGAGCCCTGGGTCGGAGGGGAGTACGGCGACCGCGGTCGCTGCGTGCTCGCACCCAACCCGGGCATCATGACCCTCGACGGCACCAACACGTGGGTGCTCCGCGAGCCCGGTGCCGACCGGTCCGTGGTCATCGACCCGGGTCCGCTCGACGACACCCACCTCGACGCCGTCGTCGCCGCCGCGGGTGAGGTGGAGCAGGTCCTGGTGACCCACCACCACATCGACCACACCGAGGCGGCGCGCAGCTTCGCGGAGCGGATGGGCTGCGGCGTGCGGGGGCTCGATCCCGACCAGTGCTGGCGGGCGGATCCCCTCACCGATGGTGAGGTGATCGACGCCGCGGGGCTCCGGCTCGAGGTGCTGACGACCCCAGGTCACACGGCCGACTCGATCTCGCTGCTGGTCGCCGAGGACCGTGCCCTGCTGACGGGCGACATGGTGCTCGGCCGCGGCACGACGGTCATCGTCCACCCCGACGGCGACCTCGGCGGTTACTTCGACTCGATCGCGAAGATGCGGGCGCTCGTGACCGACGGCCGGGTCGCCGAGCTCTGGCCGGCGCACGGGCCGGTGCTGCCCGACGCGGCCGGGGTGCTCGACCACTACGTCGTCCACCGACGCGAGCGGCTGGCCCAGGTCGAGTCCGCGCTCAAGCGGCTCGGGCTGTCGGCCGACGACCTGCCGCCCGACGTCGCCGAGCACCCCACCCTGCCCCGCCAGGTGGTGGAGGTCGTCTATTCCGACGTCGACGAGTCGCTCTGGGGGGCGGCCGAGTGGTCGGTCCGCGCCCAGCTGGCGTACCTGCGCGACCGCTGA
- a CDS encoding type IV toxin-antitoxin system AbiEi family antitoxin domain-containing protein: MTDTPDIPDGPFTTEDAKGRGITRHTLRRMVREGVVRRVTAGVYAAAALEDTVELRARALALVLAPHQVVCDRTAAWLYGIDLFTSGDLDVLPEIETCAWRGNGPCRRKEVDGRTRDLHNIDVTTIEGVQVTTPLRTALDLACLLERRDALAALDAFRRREGLTLAQLLVGSQRYRRRRGVVQQRELIPLSDPRAESTRESWTRLAIHDEGLPTPDLQVWVEVGGVPTYRLDLAYRRRRIAVEYDGWEAHESTPEQREATRARRKWLRDHGWTVIVVRNGDFTGPALERWLGELKDALASSYSNRRRLERGSRC, translated from the coding sequence ATGACCGACACGCCCGACATTCCTGACGGACCCTTCACGACCGAGGACGCGAAGGGACGAGGGATCACCCGGCACACGCTGCGACGGATGGTGCGGGAGGGCGTCGTACGCCGGGTCACAGCCGGCGTGTACGCCGCGGCCGCCCTCGAGGACACGGTCGAGCTCCGTGCGCGAGCGCTCGCACTCGTCCTCGCCCCGCATCAGGTCGTGTGCGACCGGACCGCGGCGTGGCTGTACGGCATCGACCTCTTCACATCCGGGGACCTCGACGTCCTTCCAGAGATCGAGACCTGTGCGTGGCGCGGCAACGGGCCGTGCCGGCGCAAGGAGGTCGACGGTCGCACCCGCGACCTGCACAACATCGACGTCACGACGATCGAAGGTGTTCAGGTGACGACGCCGCTACGTACCGCGCTCGATCTGGCCTGCCTCCTCGAGCGCCGCGATGCGCTGGCCGCTCTCGACGCGTTCCGCCGCAGGGAGGGCCTGACGCTCGCGCAGCTGCTCGTCGGCTCGCAGCGGTACCGTCGCCGGCGGGGTGTAGTCCAGCAGCGCGAGCTCATCCCCCTCTCGGATCCGCGCGCCGAGTCGACGAGAGAGTCGTGGACGCGGCTCGCCATCCACGACGAAGGATTGCCGACGCCCGACCTCCAGGTGTGGGTCGAGGTCGGCGGCGTCCCGACATACCGCCTGGACCTTGCCTACCGACGCCGCCGGATCGCCGTCGAGTACGACGGATGGGAGGCCCACGAGAGCACCCCCGAGCAGCGTGAGGCGACGAGGGCGCGTCGGAAGTGGCTGAGGGATCACGGCTGGACGGTGATCGTCGTACGCAACGGCGACTTCACCGGACCCGCGCTCGAGCGCTGGCTCGGTGAGCTCAAGGACGCACTGGCGTCGTCGTACTCCAACCGCCGTCGGCTCGAACGCGGCAGCCGGTGCTAG
- a CDS encoding NUDIX hydrolase, which produces MTDQFAVPDDLPDWLQPVAEAANAIEGTDLTAFLPPPGSDPRRGAVLMLFGETDGRADLLLTERAHDMRSHPGQVSFPGGTIDPGESAVDAALREAQEEIGVDPAGVAVFGALPELWLPPSNFAVTPVLGWWRDPHPVEVASPDEVHEIHHVVLEELFAPDRRISVRHPSGWTGPGFLIGDNRDVILWGFTGGIITRFFDYLGWLPQVSAPPVHELPDYMLAEYQRRVDEAEDGEADSLDILEPGERGGA; this is translated from the coding sequence GTGACCGACCAGTTCGCCGTACCCGACGACCTGCCGGACTGGCTGCAACCGGTGGCCGAGGCCGCCAATGCGATCGAGGGCACCGACCTGACCGCCTTCCTGCCGCCGCCTGGGTCCGACCCGCGCCGGGGCGCGGTGCTCATGCTGTTCGGCGAGACCGACGGCCGGGCCGACCTGCTGCTGACCGAGCGCGCCCACGACATGCGCTCCCATCCCGGCCAGGTGTCCTTCCCCGGCGGGACCATCGACCCCGGGGAGAGCGCGGTCGACGCCGCGCTGCGGGAGGCGCAGGAGGAGATCGGGGTCGACCCGGCGGGCGTCGCCGTGTTCGGCGCGCTGCCCGAGCTCTGGTTGCCGCCGTCGAACTTCGCGGTGACCCCGGTGCTCGGCTGGTGGCGTGACCCGCACCCGGTCGAGGTCGCCTCACCCGACGAGGTCCATGAGATCCACCACGTGGTGCTGGAGGAGTTGTTCGCGCCGGACCGACGGATATCCGTGCGGCACCCGAGCGGCTGGACCGGACCGGGCTTCCTGATCGGCGACAACCGCGACGTCATCCTGTGGGGCTTCACCGGCGGGATCATCACCCGGTTCTTCGACTACCTCGGCTGGCTGCCGCAGGTCTCCGCGCCGCCGGTCCACGAGCTGCCCGACTACATGCTCGCGGAGTACCAGCGACGCGTGGACGAGGCCGAGGACGGCGAGGCCGACAGCCTCGACATCCTCGAGCCCGGCGAACGAGGCGGGGCCTGA
- a CDS encoding enoyl-CoA hydratase/isomerase family protein, protein MTNQYVSYAFADGAARITLTAGDRGNPIEPQSTRQLHEAVLRAKADGARVIVLAAEGRFFSVGGDLSAFAGADDPSALLLDLAESVHRVVTELVRSDAIVVSVVHGTAAGGGFPLAAAADIVLAADTAKFSLAYAKVGLSPDCGGSLLVHTLGLHRVLRLALLGDVLTAQEAADAGLVARVVPADDLAAVADDVVAQLLAGSPGAFAAAKRLVRGVAEPAPEAALRREAESISALAGSPNGQEGIAAFLEKRRPRFS, encoded by the coding sequence GTGACGAACCAGTACGTCAGTTATGCATTTGCCGATGGCGCCGCCCGGATCACGTTGACCGCCGGCGACCGCGGCAACCCGATCGAGCCGCAGTCGACCCGGCAGCTCCACGAGGCCGTGCTGCGGGCGAAGGCCGACGGCGCGCGGGTGATCGTCCTCGCGGCCGAGGGACGCTTCTTCTCCGTGGGCGGCGACCTCAGCGCGTTCGCCGGTGCCGACGACCCCAGCGCGCTGCTCCTCGACCTCGCCGAGTCGGTCCACCGGGTGGTCACCGAGCTGGTCCGCAGTGACGCGATCGTGGTGAGCGTGGTGCACGGCACGGCTGCCGGCGGCGGCTTCCCGCTGGCCGCGGCCGCGGACATCGTCCTCGCCGCCGACACCGCGAAGTTCAGCCTCGCCTACGCCAAGGTGGGCCTGAGCCCCGACTGCGGCGGCAGCCTGCTCGTCCACACCCTCGGGCTGCACCGGGTGCTGCGGCTGGCGCTGCTCGGCGACGTCCTCACCGCGCAGGAGGCGGCCGACGCGGGCCTGGTCGCCCGCGTCGTCCCGGCCGACGACCTGGCAGCGGTCGCCGACGACGTGGTCGCCCAGCTGCTCGCCGGGTCACCGGGTGCCTTCGCCGCCGCCAAGCGGCTGGTGCGTGGTGTCGCCGAGCCGGCCCCCGAGGCGGCGCTCCGCCGCGAGGCGGAGTCGATCAGCGCCCTCGCCGGGTCGCCGAACGGTCAGGAGGGCATCGCCGCCTTCCTCGAGAAGCGCCGGCCCCGGTTCTCGTAG
- a CDS encoding DUF1330 domain-containing protein — protein MTTTSTRAYAIAYLREVDFGPEIAEYLERIDETLAPYGGRFIVHGGELTPAEGEWDGAIVIIEFPSPDAAREWYESPSYQAILPLRTEHSQSIAAMVVGVPDGYRAIEKVPEVLAAANAR, from the coding sequence ATGACCACGACATCGACCAGGGCCTACGCCATCGCCTACCTGCGGGAGGTCGACTTCGGCCCCGAGATCGCCGAGTACCTCGAGCGCATCGACGAGACCCTCGCGCCGTACGGCGGCCGGTTCATCGTCCACGGCGGCGAGCTGACCCCCGCCGAGGGCGAGTGGGACGGCGCGATCGTGATCATCGAGTTCCCGTCGCCGGACGCGGCGCGGGAGTGGTACGAATCGCCGTCCTACCAGGCGATCCTGCCGTTGCGGACCGAGCACTCCCAGTCGATCGCTGCGATGGTGGTCGGGGTGCCGGACGGCTACCGCGCGATCGAGAAGGTCCCCGAGGTCCTCGCGGCCGCGAACGCGAGGTGA
- a CDS encoding Crp/Fnr family transcriptional regulator, whose amino-acid sequence MDNDVLRQAPLFSALDDEAASALRSSMSETRLRRGEVLFHEGDSGDKLYIVLDGKVKLGRTSSDGRENLLAILGPGSMFGELSLFDPGPRSATVTAVTDAEFVSLSHEDLLRWLDGRPAVARGLLTQLAGRLRKANDVVADLVFSDVPGRVAKALLDLAERFGRTADDGVHVHHDLTQEELAQLVGASRETVNKALADFASRGWLRLEPRSVVIMDMERMTRRAR is encoded by the coding sequence GTGGACAACGACGTGCTCCGTCAGGCCCCGCTGTTCAGCGCGCTCGACGACGAGGCCGCGTCCGCCCTCCGGTCGTCCATGTCCGAGACCCGGTTGCGCCGCGGTGAGGTGCTCTTCCACGAGGGCGACAGCGGCGACAAGCTCTACATCGTCCTCGACGGCAAGGTGAAGCTCGGCCGCACGTCGTCCGACGGCCGCGAGAACCTCCTCGCCATCCTCGGCCCCGGCTCGATGTTCGGCGAGCTGTCGCTCTTCGACCCGGGTCCGCGGTCGGCGACCGTGACCGCGGTGACCGACGCCGAGTTCGTCTCGCTGTCCCACGAGGACCTGCTGCGCTGGCTCGACGGCCGTCCCGCCGTCGCCCGCGGCCTGCTCACCCAGCTCGCCGGCCGGCTGCGGAAGGCCAACGACGTGGTCGCCGACCTGGTGTTCTCCGACGTCCCCGGCCGCGTCGCCAAGGCGCTGCTCGACCTCGCCGAGCGGTTCGGCCGGACGGCGGACGACGGCGTGCACGTCCACCACGACCTCACCCAGGAGGAGCTGGCCCAGCTGGTCGGCGCATCCCGGGAGACGGTCAACAAGGCGCTCGCCGACTTCGCCTCCCGCGGCTGGCTGCGGCTCGAGCCGCGCTCGGTCGTGATCATGGACATGGAGCGGATGACCCGCCGGGCCCGCTGA
- a CDS encoding MarP family serine protease has product MGLNLLDWLLVVLVLAYALSGYWQGFVTGAFATIGLLVGGFLGIWVAPIVLGGASPSLGVSLGALFIVILGASLGQALLQYAGARVRERITWQPVRAVDAVGGAALSAVAVLLVAWALGYAISGTRIGPVTEQVRSSWVLGKVNTVLPASAPNVLQAFNQVVGMGFFPRYLEPFSPERIVDVAPGPNRLRNDPQVLATEASVLKIRGANDCGRGVEGTGFVFDRNLVMTNAHVVAGVDDPEVEIDGGTELARVVLYDSELDIAVLSVDTGGAPILQFDESAGPEDPVAIVGYPQDGPFDVQPGRIRDNPTLRSPDIYGSGTVLRDVFSLRGLVRPGNSGGPIITPDGDVAGVVFAASVEDDDTGYALTAEQVAESAAEVEDSDSEVDTEDCAA; this is encoded by the coding sequence ATGGGCCTCAACTTGCTCGACTGGCTGCTCGTCGTCCTCGTGCTCGCCTACGCGCTGTCCGGTTACTGGCAGGGCTTCGTCACCGGCGCCTTCGCGACCATCGGCCTGCTGGTCGGAGGCTTCCTCGGCATCTGGGTCGCACCGATCGTGCTGGGCGGCGCGAGCCCGTCGCTCGGCGTCTCGCTCGGCGCGCTCTTCATCGTGATCCTCGGCGCGTCCTTGGGCCAGGCCCTGCTGCAGTACGCCGGCGCCCGGGTCCGTGAGCGGATCACCTGGCAACCCGTGCGTGCCGTCGACGCGGTCGGCGGCGCCGCGCTGTCCGCGGTCGCGGTGCTGCTCGTCGCCTGGGCACTTGGCTATGCGATCTCGGGCACCCGGATCGGCCCGGTGACCGAGCAGGTCCGCAGCTCGTGGGTGCTCGGCAAGGTCAACACCGTGCTCCCGGCCTCCGCTCCCAACGTGCTGCAGGCCTTCAACCAGGTCGTCGGCATGGGTTTCTTCCCCCGCTATCTCGAGCCGTTCTCGCCGGAGCGGATCGTCGACGTCGCCCCTGGTCCCAACCGGCTCAGGAACGACCCCCAGGTGCTGGCCACCGAGGCCAGCGTCCTCAAGATCCGCGGCGCCAACGACTGCGGCCGCGGCGTCGAGGGCACCGGGTTCGTCTTCGATCGCAACCTGGTGATGACCAACGCGCACGTGGTGGCGGGCGTCGACGACCCCGAGGTGGAGATCGACGGTGGCACCGAGCTCGCCCGGGTCGTCCTCTACGACTCGGAGCTCGACATCGCCGTCCTCAGCGTCGACACCGGCGGCGCGCCGATCCTCCAGTTCGACGAGTCGGCCGGGCCCGAGGACCCGGTCGCGATCGTCGGCTACCCGCAGGACGGGCCGTTCGACGTCCAACCCGGCCGGATCCGGGACAACCCGACCCTGCGCTCGCCCGACATCTACGGCTCCGGCACCGTCCTTCGCGACGTGTTCTCGCTGCGCGGACTGGTGCGGCCGGGCAACTCCGGCGGACCGATCATCACCCCGGACGGCGACGTCGCGGGGGTGGTCTTCGCCGCCTCGGTCGAGGACGACGACACCGGCTACGCGCTGACCGCCGAGCAGGTCGCCGAGAGCGCCGCCGAGGTCGAGGACAGCGACTCAGAGGTCGACACGGAAGACTGCGCCGCATGA
- a CDS encoding helix-turn-helix domain-containing protein has product MSDAPGPVGELLRHWRQRRNLSQLDLASRAGVSTRHLSYVETGRSQPTSGMILRLCDHLDVPLREQNRVLLAGGFAPAHPEHRLADPPMAEANTALEAILQAHLPYPALVVDRHWELISANDAAFDLLDGVDPALLEPPINVIRVSLHARGLAPRIVNLDEWRAALAVRLRREYDASADPALGELLDEVVADGVETAPGAAALVVPLQLRAGSDTVLSFISTTTVFGTPREVTLSELAIEAFYPADEATRKILNGV; this is encoded by the coding sequence ATGTCGGATGCGCCCGGGCCGGTCGGCGAGCTGCTGCGTCACTGGCGGCAGCGCCGCAACCTGTCGCAGCTCGACCTCGCGAGCCGGGCGGGCGTCTCGACCCGGCACCTCAGCTACGTCGAGACCGGCCGGTCCCAGCCCACGAGCGGGATGATCCTGCGCCTGTGCGACCACCTCGACGTCCCGCTGCGCGAGCAGAACCGGGTGCTGCTGGCCGGCGGCTTCGCACCGGCGCACCCCGAGCACCGGCTGGCGGACCCGCCGATGGCCGAGGCCAACACCGCGCTCGAGGCGATCCTGCAGGCGCACCTGCCCTACCCGGCGCTCGTGGTCGACCGGCACTGGGAGCTGATCTCGGCCAACGACGCCGCGTTCGACCTGCTCGACGGTGTCGACCCCGCGCTGCTCGAGCCGCCCATCAACGTGATCCGGGTGTCGCTGCACGCGAGGGGACTCGCGCCCCGGATCGTCAACCTCGACGAGTGGCGGGCTGCGTTGGCCGTCCGGTTGCGACGTGAGTACGACGCCTCCGCGGACCCGGCGCTCGGCGAGCTCCTCGACGAGGTGGTGGCCGACGGGGTCGAGACCGCGCCCGGCGCGGCCGCGCTCGTCGTACCGCTCCAGCTCCGCGCGGGCAGTGACACCGTCCTCTCGTTCATCTCCACCACGACGGTCTTCGGCACGCCCCGTGAGGTCACGCTGTCCGAGCTCGCGATCGAGGCCTTCTATCCCGCCGACGAGGCCACGCGGAAGATCCTCAACGGCGTCTGA
- a CDS encoding TlpA disulfide reductase family protein, whose translation MRAVLLALLATAVLLTGCDQGETSSACQVDVDTRELRELKAAAAIEDCPEGGGDADLPDVELACLGGGTAGSLSEIEGPAIINFWASNCPPCVKEMPALAAFHEQYGDQVAVVGVDYLETYPGAALELAKRSGVTYPSFADACGDLQETDLAIPGLPVFVFVRDDGSVEQSSGGVETVAEIVELAEDKLDVDLARDSV comes from the coding sequence ATGCGGGCGGTCCTGCTGGCACTGCTCGCGACGGCGGTGCTCCTCACCGGCTGCGACCAGGGCGAGACGTCGAGCGCGTGCCAGGTCGACGTCGACACCCGCGAGCTGCGCGAGCTCAAGGCCGCGGCGGCCATCGAGGACTGCCCGGAGGGAGGGGGCGACGCCGACCTCCCCGACGTCGAGCTGGCCTGCCTCGGCGGCGGCACCGCGGGTTCGCTGTCCGAGATCGAGGGACCGGCGATCATCAACTTCTGGGCCTCCAACTGCCCTCCCTGCGTGAAGGAGATGCCGGCGCTCGCCGCCTTCCACGAGCAGTACGGCGACCAGGTCGCCGTCGTCGGCGTCGACTACCTCGAGACCTACCCCGGCGCGGCGCTCGAGCTGGCCAAGCGCAGCGGCGTGACCTACCCCTCCTTCGCCGACGCCTGCGGCGACCTCCAGGAGACCGACCTGGCGATCCCGGGCCTCCCGGTCTTCGTCTTCGTACGCGACGACGGCTCGGTCGAGCAGTCCTCGGGTGGAGTGGAGACGGTCGCCGAGATCGTCGAGCTCGCCGAGGACAAGCTCGACGTCGACCTGGCCCGGGACTCAGTGTGA